The Caulifigura coniformis genome includes a region encoding these proteins:
- a CDS encoding ATP-binding protein, whose product MLGIVADVRLVREDAQDLVEIRVEPYPNPISYKGEYHVRSGSTKQELKGAALDRFLMRRYGRTWDSVPAPGVTIRQLSATAFGTFRKLAKQSGRMTAADLKGSRESLLEKLRLVEGKYLTHAAVLLFHPEPQRIFTGAYVKIGFFRNGSDVVYHDLIEGDLFSQAAKTVELIRAKYMKAAITYEGIHRIETYPVPYEALREAVLNAIIHKDYAAHAPIQIKVYEDRMSIWNPGHLPENWTPEKVMQQHSSKPFNPEIANTFFRSGEIEMWGRGIERMIEECRAAGFPAPVIKYDAGDWRTEFSYPKSVLERLDGDRAGSGEQKTRVETPGKTPVKILAVLKDHPEYSLAEVAAAIGKSLSAVERAAAKLVKSGKLRRVGPAKGGHWEILE is encoded by the coding sequence GTGCTGGGAATCGTCGCGGATGTCCGACTCGTGCGGGAAGACGCCCAAGACCTGGTGGAAATCCGCGTCGAACCCTACCCGAACCCGATTAGCTACAAAGGCGAGTATCACGTCCGCAGCGGCAGCACGAAGCAGGAACTCAAAGGGGCCGCTCTCGACCGCTTCCTGATGCGGAGATACGGCCGGACCTGGGACAGCGTCCCGGCGCCGGGCGTCACGATCCGGCAACTTTCGGCGACGGCGTTTGGCACGTTCCGCAAACTGGCCAAGCAGAGCGGGCGGATGACGGCGGCGGACCTCAAGGGCTCACGCGAGAGTCTGCTGGAGAAACTGCGGCTCGTGGAAGGGAAGTATCTCACTCATGCCGCCGTGCTGTTGTTTCATCCTGAGCCACAACGCATTTTTACCGGGGCGTATGTGAAGATCGGTTTCTTCCGCAACGGGAGCGACGTCGTCTATCACGATCTGATCGAAGGCGATCTCTTCAGCCAAGCCGCGAAGACGGTGGAGTTGATCCGCGCCAAGTACATGAAGGCGGCCATCACCTATGAGGGCATTCACCGGATCGAGACGTATCCCGTTCCCTATGAGGCGCTCCGCGAGGCCGTGTTGAACGCCATCATCCACAAGGATTACGCCGCACACGCTCCGATCCAGATCAAGGTGTACGAAGACAGGATGTCGATCTGGAATCCCGGCCATCTTCCCGAGAACTGGACGCCGGAAAAGGTGATGCAACAGCATTCCTCCAAGCCGTTCAATCCCGAAATCGCCAACACGTTTTTTCGCTCTGGCGAGATTGAGATGTGGGGGCGTGGAATCGAGCGGATGATCGAGGAGTGCCGCGCCGCAGGTTTTCCTGCTCCCGTCATCAAATACGACGCAGGCGATTGGCGGACGGAGTTTTCGTACCCGAAATCGGTTCTGGAGCGGCTGGACGGGGACCGGGCAGGAAGCGGAGAGCAAAAAACGCGGGTGGAAACGCCGGGGAAAACGCCGGTCAAAATTCTCGCAGTTTTGAAGGACCACCCCGAGTACAGCCTGGCGGAGGTTGCCGCCGCGATTGGGAAATCACTCAGTGCGGTCGAGCGGGCGGCGGCCAAGCTCGTGAAATCGGGCAAGCTGCGCCGCGTCGGCCCCGCCAAAGGCGGTCACTGGGAGATTCTTGAGTGA